The following proteins are co-located in the Geovibrio ferrireducens genome:
- a CDS encoding choice-of-anchor D domain-containing protein, with protein sequence MKSAFKSYFYTIFLSVLIIFAAVSCGDNVSDGGGDEKVSVRLKMDGLFEDAARSKRTSIGGHPVTSLFLDVSAAGWSGLRLNLTDMLNRNENEIDVEITAGKIYTFAVSAYTSGNVLLCSGSESAMIRVNSEVGINLVCALQISVDLSAAKMEGVMNFLDYQSNPLVQHVMQDLISAVDDGVNLGEVQDAVEDAELAAGSSVRSKNSQSYKKLTASLRALKNGSLTAFNAFKSMVNGLGNTAELKAAVTLMESVLADGLKPEISISPASGINFSDVGVNTLSGEQTVLITNSGNYRLSINSVASSNNYSFIVNASGGSSPCGTGTFSLVPQESCTVTVKAHPTAAGILSGTLDVTSDSVSVDPASIALTVNGIVSGSAVLTADKSLLEFDAVAVGIYAEQSIVLTNSGSAAATGISTAFSGSGAAVFTATDNCTTVPAGQSCTVTVRFTSASPAGMKDAALTVSSNAADVSVQLRAYSVSGGMTSEILFKDTSITSLSERNLAMCNDGKAHAVLTSRDKITYGFFDGDEWYLSDIGVTVNEFDIAAITADSECMPHIAYTKTENADPKLYYAHSRNGFWQSYEVDSALVSTMNQAVSIVSDGTDIYISSIVENGHKVVVDKTTNFGAAFTRTEIGSALPGPESTLLKKDSSGVIHMVFRDSDGIHYANSQSGPWTVDEEIADGFMPSIAFDGSTVHVIYHGGGLYETLNSGSGWSSVPVSIDTQVIGAPVALTVPGGIDVYYKYDDASAVMKRTYSSGTWSSPVVFYNNNIDMFYNSMKLAGTNAPNGNSMVLYDANSTLTSESRVGGVWGNPAALRLMLGINPELAFDMEFDPQGLEIYGVLGDLIDERSGGLYRFTLEDGGIGLAMLDTPEKYTVSGVDMVKTASGEHICYIYSLGGNLKLGYLNNDTSLTHSYLADASSYTCSVAENGSGEVYIVYGNSFNETSVYKTGIGVAGSMDAELSAGSVSMQYIPSAGKLFFSYYSYSDAYGLSYLNSATDQSIQAASHDRGFAELAVSAADTPVVLFGGTDGTANTSFVKISECETDLSSCSTQTIYTPSVNSYIEGMSLAVDADDNVYAGVIDNGRGIVLLKGVLGSSYTDTVIDSSSDISSASFDAIKVLLNPVTNDMSMFYRSGSRLNHTTEALIPVLGVSHVYKNFGSLTMGSSSTELTVSVTNNGTQRMFVRDIKLDHGDNFVLTTAYGSGSCPSDLFSLYPQESCSVKVKFRPFASGAMADRLIVETGRSREEMSLFGVGQ encoded by the coding sequence ATGAAGAGTGCGTTTAAGTCATATTTTTATACTATCTTTCTGTCCGTTCTTATTATTTTTGCGGCAGTTTCCTGCGGGGACAATGTTTCAGACGGCGGAGGCGATGAAAAAGTAAGTGTGCGGCTTAAGATGGACGGACTGTTTGAGGATGCGGCAAGAAGCAAAAGAACCTCAATCGGCGGACATCCCGTAACCAGCCTTTTTCTGGATGTGTCGGCTGCCGGATGGTCGGGGCTGAGACTTAACCTCACTGACATGCTCAACAGAAACGAGAACGAGATTGATGTGGAGATCACAGCCGGAAAGATATACACCTTCGCGGTGAGCGCATATACTTCGGGCAATGTTCTTCTTTGCAGCGGTTCGGAAAGCGCCATGATCCGAGTTAATTCAGAGGTTGGCATAAATCTGGTCTGCGCTCTTCAGATAAGTGTTGACCTTTCCGCCGCTAAAATGGAGGGGGTGATGAACTTCCTCGACTATCAGAGCAACCCTCTTGTTCAGCATGTTATGCAGGATCTCATATCCGCAGTTGATGACGGTGTTAACCTTGGTGAGGTGCAGGACGCGGTTGAGGATGCGGAACTCGCCGCAGGCTCATCCGTCAGGAGCAAAAACTCACAGAGCTACAAAAAGCTGACAGCCAGCCTCAGAGCGCTGAAAAATGGTTCACTAACGGCTTTCAACGCATTTAAAAGCATGGTGAACGGTCTGGGTAATACAGCAGAGCTTAAAGCGGCTGTTACGCTTATGGAAAGCGTTCTTGCGGACGGGCTTAAGCCTGAAATATCAATCAGCCCGGCGAGCGGGATCAATTTTTCCGATGTCGGAGTCAACACCCTTTCGGGTGAGCAAACAGTGCTTATAACAAACTCAGGAAATTACAGACTGAGCATAAACAGTGTGGCCTCTTCCAATAATTACAGCTTTATCGTTAATGCATCCGGCGGTTCATCCCCCTGCGGAACGGGAACATTCAGCCTTGTTCCGCAGGAAAGCTGCACGGTTACTGTCAAGGCGCACCCCACAGCAGCAGGAATCCTGAGCGGCACTCTGGATGTGACATCTGACAGCGTTTCCGTCGATCCCGCTTCTATAGCTCTCACGGTAAACGGAATTGTTTCAGGCTCCGCCGTGCTCACTGCCGATAAATCTCTTCTGGAGTTTGATGCTGTGGCAGTGGGGATCTATGCGGAGCAGTCGATAGTTCTCACAAACTCCGGTTCGGCCGCAGCAACGGGCATCAGTACCGCATTCTCAGGCTCAGGGGCGGCTGTTTTCACTGCAACAGACAACTGCACAACTGTCCCCGCGGGACAAAGCTGCACTGTAACAGTGAGGTTCACTTCCGCTTCCCCGGCAGGGATGAAGGATGCCGCTCTCACCGTGAGTTCAAACGCGGCGGATGTGTCTGTTCAGCTTCGTGCATACTCTGTTTCAGGCGGAATGACATCTGAAATTCTGTTTAAAGACACAAGCATCACCTCTCTTTCCGAAAGAAATCTGGCTATGTGCAATGACGGCAAGGCTCACGCAGTTCTGACTTCCAGAGATAAGATAACCTACGGGTTCTTTGACGGAGACGAGTGGTATCTGAGCGACATAGGCGTGACGGTAAACGAGTTCGACATAGCGGCTATAACGGCTGACAGCGAATGTATGCCCCATATAGCTTATACTAAAACGGAAAATGCAGACCCCAAACTGTATTACGCACATAGCAGAAACGGTTTCTGGCAGTCATACGAGGTGGACAGCGCACTTGTATCAACAATGAATCAGGCTGTTTCCATCGTGTCTGACGGCACGGACATATATATATCAAGCATAGTTGAAAACGGGCATAAGGTTGTTGTGGATAAAACAACAAACTTCGGGGCGGCTTTTACCAGAACAGAGATTGGTTCAGCTCTCCCCGGACCTGAAAGCACTCTGCTGAAAAAAGATTCATCCGGCGTAATCCATATGGTTTTCAGAGATTCCGACGGAATACACTACGCTAACAGCCAGAGCGGTCCATGGACAGTGGATGAGGAGATAGCAGACGGCTTTATGCCCTCCATCGCTTTCGACGGATCAACAGTGCATGTAATTTATCATGGCGGCGGACTTTATGAAACCTTGAACAGCGGCTCCGGCTGGTCATCTGTTCCGGTCAGTATAGATACTCAGGTTATCGGAGCCCCTGTAGCCTTAACAGTTCCCGGAGGCATTGATGTTTATTACAAATACGACGATGCATCCGCAGTTATGAAAAGAACTTACAGCAGCGGCACGTGGTCTTCTCCTGTTGTTTTTTACAATAACAACATTGATATGTTTTACAACAGCATGAAGCTTGCCGGAACCAACGCTCCAAACGGCAATTCGATGGTTCTTTATGACGCCAATTCGACCCTCACCTCAGAGAGCCGTGTCGGCGGAGTGTGGGGAAATCCGGCGGCACTGAGACTTATGCTTGGGATCAATCCGGAGTTGGCATTTGATATGGAATTTGATCCTCAGGGGCTGGAGATTTACGGAGTGCTTGGCGACCTTATTGATGAAAGAAGCGGAGGGCTCTACAGGTTCACCCTGGAGGACGGCGGAATCGGTCTTGCGATGCTTGACACTCCTGAAAAATACACAGTTTCCGGCGTTGATATGGTGAAAACAGCATCGGGTGAGCATATATGCTACATCTATTCCTTGGGAGGTAACCTGAAATTAGGCTATCTGAATAATGATACCAGTTTGACACACTCCTATCTGGCTGATGCTTCTTCATATACCTGCTCTGTGGCCGAAAACGGTTCGGGTGAGGTTTATATAGTTTACGGAAACAGTTTCAATGAAACATCTGTCTATAAAACAGGTATAGGTGTGGCAGGCAGTATGGATGCTGAATTGTCTGCAGGCTCTGTGTCAATGCAGTATATTCCATCGGCAGGAAAGCTTTTCTTCAGCTATTACAGTTATTCGGATGCATACGGGCTGAGCTATCTGAACAGCGCCACAGACCAGAGCATTCAGGCGGCTTCCCATGACAGGGGTTTTGCAGAGCTTGCTGTTTCCGCGGCGGACACTCCTGTGGTTCTGTTCGGTGGTACTGACGGAACTGCGAATACATCTTTTGTGAAAATCTCTGAATGCGAAACTGATCTGAGTTCATGCAGCACCCAGACCATTTATACCCCTTCTGTAAACAGCTATATAGAAGGCATGTCCCTCGCTGTTGATGCCGATGATAATGTTTATGCCGGAGTGATTGATAACGGAAGGGGTATTGTGCTTCTTAAGGGTGTCCTCGGAAGCAGCTACACTGACACGGTTATAGACAGTTCTTCTGATATTTCCTCTGCATCATTTGATGCGATAAAGGTGCTGCTCAATCCTGTCACAAACGATATGTCCATGTTTTACCGCAGCGGAAGCAGACTGAACCACACAACAGAGGCTCTGATTCCTGTTCTTGGTGTTTCACATGTATATAAAAACTTCGGCAGTCTGACCATGGGTTCATCCTCCACGGAACTGACGGTATCAGTAACAAACAACGGAACCCAGAGAATGTTTGTGAGGGATATTAAGCTGGATCACGGAGATAATTTTGTGCTGACCACAGCTTACGGCAGCGGTTCGTGCCCGTCTGATCTGTTCTCGCTTTATCCGCAGGAGTCATGCAGCGTAAAGGTTAAGTTCCGCCCGTTTGCTTCCGGAGCAATGGCGGACAGGCTTATTGTGGAAACAGGAAGAAGCAGGGAAGAGATGTCTCTGTTCGGTGTAGGGCAGTAA
- a CDS encoding monovalent cation:proton antiporter family protein, protein MGIPLLSDITIIFLFAALALFVAGKLKIPEIMGYLITGVLVGPNGFGLIHAVEQVDMMAQIGVVLLLFTIGIEFSLATLISLKRPAIFGGSLQVTGTIIVFAVIAHFSGYSINSAVFVGMMAAVSGTAIMLKVFAARGEVDSLYGRIALAVSIFQDIAVIPMMFMVPVLAGQEGGIGGVAVLLGKAVLIVVLVFFGARTIVPKILYHVASTRNRELFMITIVLLCLGVAWFTSMAGLSLALGAFLAGIVVSESGYGQQALGDVIPFKDVFTGFFFVSIGMLLNPAVVMANPVGIGVSLLILIVFKFLVTGFAVNILGYPMRVAVLSGLSLAQVSEFSFILGAAGAAAGLIDADTYSFLIAVTVISMATTPFLIVAAPKLADILSAVPLPSKLRYGYLHEKKEEESRELIDHIIIAGFGLNGRNTARAAKETGIDFVVIEMNPETVKKEKELGTPIFYGDAAQPAVLEHGSLHSARIVVVTLPDPVAVRQVVETARRENPTVYILARTRYITEIKPLKELGADEIIVEEYETAIETFSRVLRKYQISAEEIEKIASSIRYEVHGGANGSESRVAYNEGVCLTGMNIKNVTVPVGSPVSGKTLRELDLRFRYNVSLLAVRRGQQVMSNPGSGFTLNERDELVLMGDDEAVQSFMKSL, encoded by the coding sequence ATGGGAATACCGTTATTGTCTGATATTACTATTATATTTCTTTTTGCCGCGCTTGCTTTGTTTGTGGCTGGTAAGCTGAAAATTCCTGAAATAATGGGATATTTGATCACCGGGGTGCTTGTGGGGCCTAACGGCTTCGGGCTTATTCACGCTGTGGAGCAGGTGGACATGATGGCGCAGATAGGCGTTGTTCTGCTTCTCTTTACCATCGGAATCGAATTTTCCCTTGCTACACTGATTTCTCTTAAACGGCCTGCAATTTTCGGCGGCAGCTTACAGGTTACAGGTACTATAATCGTTTTTGCGGTTATAGCTCATTTCAGCGGATACAGCATAAACAGTGCTGTCTTCGTAGGCATGATGGCTGCCGTTTCCGGTACTGCGATTATGCTTAAGGTATTTGCTGCGCGGGGCGAGGTGGACTCGCTCTACGGCAGGATAGCCTTGGCGGTTTCCATATTTCAGGACATAGCGGTAATTCCCATGATGTTCATGGTTCCTGTTCTGGCCGGACAGGAAGGGGGAATAGGCGGAGTTGCCGTTCTTCTCGGCAAGGCTGTCCTGATTGTTGTGCTGGTTTTCTTCGGAGCCAGAACAATTGTTCCCAAGATCCTTTACCATGTGGCATCCACCAGAAACAGGGAACTGTTCATGATCACCATAGTTCTCCTCTGCCTCGGTGTTGCGTGGTTTACATCCATGGCGGGTCTTTCCCTTGCTCTCGGCGCATTCCTCGCCGGAATAGTGGTGAGCGAATCCGGTTACGGCCAGCAGGCGCTGGGGGATGTTATCCCTTTTAAGGATGTTTTCACAGGCTTCTTCTTCGTTTCTATTGGTATGCTGCTTAACCCTGCCGTGGTTATGGCTAATCCTGTGGGGATAGGGGTGAGCCTTCTTATTCTGATTGTTTTCAAATTCCTTGTTACAGGATTTGCGGTCAACATACTCGGTTACCCGATGAGGGTTGCCGTTCTTTCAGGCCTTTCCCTTGCTCAGGTGAGCGAGTTTTCGTTCATTCTCGGTGCTGCCGGTGCAGCGGCAGGGCTTATAGACGCTGATACATACTCATTTCTCATAGCTGTCACTGTTATATCAATGGCCACCACGCCGTTTCTTATAGTTGCCGCTCCGAAGCTTGCTGATATTCTCTCTGCGGTTCCTTTGCCTTCTAAGCTTCGCTACGGCTATCTCCATGAGAAAAAAGAGGAAGAGAGCAGGGAACTGATAGATCATATAATAATTGCCGGATTCGGGCTTAACGGAAGAAACACCGCCAGAGCGGCGAAAGAAACGGGTATTGACTTCGTTGTCATAGAGATGAACCCTGAAACAGTCAAAAAAGAGAAGGAACTGGGAACACCCATATTCTATGGAGATGCAGCCCAGCCTGCGGTTCTGGAACACGGCAGTCTGCACAGCGCAAGGATTGTGGTTGTCACCCTGCCTGACCCTGTTGCTGTGAGGCAGGTGGTGGAAACCGCCAGACGCGAAAACCCCACGGTTTATATCCTTGCCAGAACAAGATATATAACAGAGATTAAGCCTCTCAAGGAACTCGGCGCTGATGAGATAATTGTTGAGGAATACGAAACGGCGATAGAAACCTTCTCCCGCGTACTGAGAAAATATCAGATCTCAGCGGAGGAGATAGAAAAAATAGCCTCAAGCATACGCTATGAGGTTCACGGCGGAGCAAACGGTTCTGAATCCAGAGTTGCTTATAACGAAGGTGTGTGCCTTACCGGGATGAACATAAAAAATGTTACCGTGCCTGTGGGGTCGCCTGTTTCGGGGAAAACTCTCCGTGAGCTTGATCTCAGGTTCCGTTACAATGTTTCACTCCTTGCCGTGCGCAGGGGACAGCAGGTTATGTCAAACCCCGGCAGCGGTTTTACCCTCAATGAAAGGGACGAGCTTGTCCTTATGGGGGATGATGAGGCGGTGCAGAGCTTTATGAAGAGCCTCTGA
- a CDS encoding PhnD/SsuA/transferrin family substrate-binding protein — protein sequence MKYLIITLVFLFFSTAFADKTSIVFGIVPLYSASETLEIWGPFAVKAENEEIKVIIRTERSELDFQSGLLAGKYDIAFMTASQYKTAKNRYKAIAVPYEKELRGAIITHKASGISSLRDLNNKHIAFASPHEHVSSYEMQRILSDHDISFKPVYLNSITSVVIGTEKQLYPAGSVLGGFYEKSENLKTVFVTEDYDSYVVGVSARVSDETAEYFKNILTTIHEHTEMNETMKRLGISSFILPEGE from the coding sequence ATGAAATATTTAATAATTACTCTGGTCTTCTTATTTTTTAGCACAGCATTTGCAGATAAAACAAGTATTGTTTTTGGTATAGTTCCACTTTATTCTGCATCGGAAACTCTGGAAATATGGGGACCTTTTGCTGTTAAAGCCGAAAATGAAGAAATAAAAGTTATCATAAGAACCGAGCGTTCGGAACTTGACTTTCAGTCAGGGCTGCTCGCAGGGAAATATGACATAGCATTCATGACAGCCTCACAGTATAAAACAGCCAAAAACCGCTACAAGGCAATAGCAGTGCCCTATGAAAAAGAGCTCCGCGGAGCCATAATCACCCACAAGGCCAGCGGTATAAGTTCACTCAGGGATCTTAACAACAAACATATAGCCTTTGCCTCTCCCCATGAACATGTTTCATCTTACGAAATGCAGAGGATACTAAGCGATCATGACATCAGCTTCAAACCCGTTTACCTTAATTCCATAACCTCTGTGGTGATAGGGACAGAAAAACAGCTTTATCCGGCCGGCTCGGTTCTCGGCGGATTTTACGAAAAAAGTGAAAATCTGAAAACAGTATTTGTGACAGAGGATTACGATTCATATGTGGTAGGTGTTTCTGCGCGCGTGTCAGATGAAACTGCCGAATATTTCAAAAACATACTCACAACCATTCACGAACACACTGAAATGAACGAGACGATGAAACGGCTCGGTATCTCATCATTTATACTCCCGGAGGGTGAATGA
- a CDS encoding ATP-binding protein — protein MIFGRLNMSFKLKIALGAVFIQMVTTAAALYVSVGFLKEYGEREIILRAETAVNLLSASAEEAILVNDYALLDSLTKSLSEHKEVAYARVKNEVGSTIAQNGKKEFLSVPFEADSRVSKAHDGSFDTYADLYSGNYYIGRIEVGIATGTYTRFISDTLREMFILAGIQICTTLIFAYLLAHILTRQIYRIADASARITAGELGVTIAADGNDELAAVSETFNAMSLSVQNSHERQQAILNDLEKAKKFAEEESAKIRAILETVVDAVVIIKQDGSITAFNPAAEKMFGYSEEELLGKSVNILMPHEAALSHQQRLDSFDFGKRSAVIGIIRDIEGVHSDGTHFPIEMAVSASMIDGEVYFTGVIRDTSERKKNELELINAKQAAEEASRAKTAFMAVMSHEIRTPMNVVIGMVDILKTDETDKNRLSKLESIAGAAENLMGILNDLLDLAKLDTGKMELENDNFDLREVFSVTADFFSYAAAEKGLNLYMFMDESVPEKVKGDRHRLRQILSNLIGNAVKFTPTGSITIKADAHAEDGETVLHVEVADTGIGISGENIERIFEEFTQADQSMSRKYGGSGLGLAICRRLVRMMGGDISAHSTPGKGSSFIFSVRFSAPDNIKQADSEPVAVRTANPSVLIAEDSEDNRNLIKMYTKSIPVKITFAEDGQDALDKYKSGRFHLVLMDRRMPVMSGDEAAEAIRTVQNLSGDRIPVFSFSANLPGETDFPQDLYDGHFSKPFKKKDLEDFLNSVFPDIVKTAEEEDLRISIDPDLADLVPAYITRKTEEIAEMRKAAENGDLEKAGFIAHSIKGTGASYGFEIITELGKAIEESAKAGDKNSVIRNISRLEDYTAKVRKILI, from the coding sequence ATGATTTTCGGCAGACTTAACATGTCCTTCAAACTGAAAATAGCGCTGGGGGCAGTATTTATACAGATGGTGACCACTGCTGCCGCATTGTATGTCAGTGTCGGCTTCCTGAAGGAATACGGTGAGCGCGAAATTATCCTCCGCGCTGAAACTGCGGTCAATCTCCTCAGCGCGTCCGCTGAGGAGGCGATACTGGTTAATGATTATGCCCTGCTTGACAGCCTTACCAAAAGCCTCTCGGAGCATAAAGAAGTTGCGTATGCGCGCGTGAAAAACGAAGTGGGTTCCACCATAGCCCAGAACGGGAAAAAAGAATTCCTTTCGGTTCCCTTTGAAGCGGATTCAAGGGTGAGCAAAGCCCATGACGGCTCTTTTGATACATACGCAGATCTGTACAGCGGAAATTACTACATCGGGCGAATAGAGGTAGGAATAGCAACGGGAACTTACACCCGCTTTATATCCGATACGCTCAGGGAAATGTTTATTCTGGCGGGCATACAGATATGCACCACTCTGATATTTGCCTACCTCCTTGCTCATATACTCACAAGGCAGATTTACCGCATAGCAGATGCATCCGCCCGAATTACAGCCGGGGAACTTGGCGTAACCATTGCCGCAGACGGAAACGACGAACTGGCGGCTGTTTCCGAAACTTTCAATGCAATGTCGCTCTCTGTACAGAACAGCCACGAAAGACAGCAGGCAATTCTCAATGATTTGGAAAAAGCCAAAAAGTTTGCTGAGGAAGAAAGTGCAAAAATACGCGCAATTCTTGAAACTGTCGTGGATGCCGTTGTGATAATAAAGCAGGACGGCAGCATAACAGCCTTCAACCCTGCTGCGGAAAAAATGTTCGGCTACAGCGAGGAGGAGCTTCTCGGCAAGAGCGTTAATATCCTTATGCCCCATGAGGCTGCCCTAAGCCATCAGCAGAGGCTTGATTCGTTTGACTTCGGCAAACGCTCCGCCGTAATCGGAATCATAAGGGACATTGAGGGGGTACACTCCGACGGTACTCACTTCCCTATAGAAATGGCCGTCAGCGCGTCCATGATCGACGGTGAGGTCTACTTTACCGGAGTTATCAGGGATACCAGCGAGCGCAAAAAAAACGAGCTTGAACTTATTAACGCCAAGCAGGCCGCAGAAGAGGCAAGCAGGGCAAAAACCGCCTTCATGGCTGTTATGAGCCATGAAATACGCACACCTATGAATGTGGTAATAGGAATGGTTGACATACTCAAAACAGACGAAACCGATAAAAACAGACTCAGCAAGCTGGAAAGCATAGCAGGAGCAGCGGAAAACCTTATGGGAATCCTCAACGACCTTCTGGATCTCGCCAAGCTTGACACCGGCAAAATGGAGCTTGAGAACGATAACTTTGACCTGAGAGAAGTTTTCAGCGTAACTGCGGACTTTTTTTCTTACGCTGCTGCCGAAAAAGGGCTGAACCTGTACATGTTTATGGATGAAAGTGTCCCTGAAAAGGTTAAAGGTGACAGGCACAGACTGAGGCAAATCCTCTCTAACCTCATAGGAAATGCAGTCAAATTCACCCCCACGGGGAGCATAACCATAAAAGCCGATGCACATGCGGAGGATGGAGAAACTGTTCTCCATGTGGAAGTGGCTGATACGGGAATAGGCATAAGCGGGGAGAACATAGAGAGAATATTTGAGGAATTTACGCAGGCCGATCAGTCAATGTCCAGAAAATACGGCGGCTCCGGGCTGGGGCTTGCCATATGCCGCAGGCTTGTCAGAATGATGGGCGGCGATATAAGCGCACACAGCACACCGGGCAAAGGGAGCTCATTTATATTCTCTGTCCGTTTTTCCGCTCCGGATAACATAAAACAAGCGGACAGCGAGCCTGTGGCTGTGCGCACTGCCAACCCCTCTGTTCTCATAGCTGAGGATTCGGAGGATAACAGAAACCTCATTAAAATGTACACAAAGAGCATCCCTGTAAAAATAACTTTCGCAGAAGACGGGCAGGATGCTCTGGATAAGTATAAATCAGGCAGATTCCATCTGGTGCTGATGGACAGACGGATGCCTGTAATGAGCGGAGACGAGGCGGCAGAGGCAATAAGGACGGTTCAGAACCTGAGCGGAGACAGGATACCTGTTTTCAGTTTCTCAGCCAACCTGCCCGGAGAAACCGACTTTCCGCAGGATCTTTATGACGGTCACTTCAGCAAACCATTCAAGAAAAAAGATCTGGAGGATTTTCTCAACTCCGTTTTCCCGGATATTGTGAAAACCGCCGAGGAAGAGGATCTGAGAATAAGCATAGACCCTGATCTGGCAGACCTTGTACCGGCTTACATCACCCGCAAGACCGAAGAAATAGCTGAAATGCGCAAAGCAGCCGAAAACGGGGATCTGGAAAAGGCAGGTTTCATAGCACACAGCATAAAAGGGACAGGGGCAAGCTACGGTTTTGAGATCATAACCGAACTGGGAAAAGCAATTGAGGAAAGCGCAAAAGCAGGAGATAAAAATTCAGTAATCCGCAATATCAGCCGCCTGGAAGACTACACTGCAAAAGTCAGGAAGATCCTGATATAA
- a CDS encoding PAS domain-containing protein, translating into MKVDYSSYNRHTYPVIIFDADGTLIYMNESAHRIFGEFSCGEHKCHYIFRGFEAECKNYMNCVCGREAACLNGKASFVREAKTLSGNAFFIVERHRIQESEHYMEYLYDITQTASSYIQNGWMTKYELENMMLDTESAPYGNISKNM; encoded by the coding sequence ATGAAGGTTGATTACAGCTCATATAACAGGCACACATACCCGGTTATAATATTTGACGCTGACGGAACTCTTATATACATGAATGAATCCGCACATCGCATTTTCGGCGAATTCTCCTGCGGTGAGCACAAGTGCCACTACATTTTCCGGGGGTTTGAAGCTGAGTGCAAAAATTACATGAACTGCGTATGCGGCCGTGAAGCCGCCTGCCTGAACGGCAAAGCCAGTTTCGTGCGTGAGGCGAAGACACTGAGCGGAAACGCATTTTTCATTGTTGAGCGTCACCGTATTCAGGAAAGCGAACATTACATGGAATATCTTTATGATATAACCCAGACCGCTTCAAGCTACATACAGAACGGATGGATGACCAAGTACGAGCTTGAAAACATGATGCTGGATACTGAAAGCGCACCTTACGGAAATATCTCTAAAAACATGTAG